The genomic segment ctttcaagatctaactcccctcgtgatttctggcatctagccaaaaatatctccaataactttgcttcttcttctttccctcctctatttcaaccagatggcaccactgctatcacatctatttctaaagctgaactctttgctcaaacatttggtgaaaactctaccttggacgattctgggcttgttcctccctctcctccaccctctgactacttcatgctacatattaaaattcttcgcaatgatgtttttcatgccctcgctggcctaaaccctcggaaggcttatggacctgatggtgtccctcctattgttctccgaaactgtgcctccgtgcttccaccttgcctagtgaaactctttcagctctgtctgtcaacatctacctttccttcttgctggaagtttgcctacattcaacctgttcctaaaaagggtgaccgttctaatccctcaaactaccgtcctattgctttaatttcctgcctatctaaagtttttgaatctatcctcaacaggaagattcttaaacatctatcacttcacaacattctatctgatcgccagtatgggttccgtcaaggccgctctactggtgatcttctggctttccttactgagtcttggtcatcctcttttagagattttggtgaaacttttgctgttgccttggacatatcaaaagcttttgatagtgtctggcacaaagctttgatttccaaactaccctcctacggtttctatccttctccctgtaacttcatctcaagtttcctttctgacagttctattgctgctgtggtagacggtcactgttcttctcctaaatctactaacagtggtgttcctcagggttttgtcctgtcacctactctcttcttattattcattaatgatcttctaaaccaaacttcttgtcctatccactcctacgctgatgataccaccctgcacttttccacgtcttttcatagacgtccaacccttcaggaggtaaacatatcacgcagggaagccacagaacgcctgacttctgatctttctaaaatttctgattggggcagagcaaacttggtattgttcaatgccccaaaaactcaatttctccatctatcaactcgaaacaaccttccagacaactatcctctcttcttcagtgacactcaactgtccccctcttctacattgagcatcctcggtctgtcctttacttataatctgaactggaaacttcacatctcatctctagctaaaacagcttctatgaagttaggtgttctgagacgtctccgccagtttttctcacccacccagctgctaactctgtacaagggccttatccgtccatgtatggagtatgctctcatgcctgggggggttccactcatactgctcttctagacagggtggaatcaaaagcttttcgtctcatcaactcctctcctctaactgactgtcttcagcctctctctcaccgccgcaatgttgcatatctagctgtcttctaccgctattttcatgctaactgctcttctgatcttgctaactgcatgcctcccctccttccgcggcctcgctgcacaagactttcttctttctctcacccctattctgtccacctctctaacgcaagagttaaccagtattctcaatcattcatccctttctctggtaaactctggaactccctgcctgcttctgtatttccaccttcctatgacttgaattccttcaagagggaggtttcacgacacttattgatcaattttttgaccactgctttgacccttttatgagactggcatttcagtgggcattttttttttattagatttttgttgcccttggccagtgtccttcctacatagaaaaaaaaaaaaaatcatgaactgGTGAGACATGCCATGAGGGACGCGGGGCTGTGCTGTCACTGGTCCCCGCGGCGCctcaagagggagggaaggagggacagcgGTGGTCTGCCTTTCTGGAGTATCTGTCCTTAAATTTTGGATAACTCTTTTGACTACACTCTTTGGGGACTGACACATTCACTgggctttttgtttttttttgtaaggtccTTTGTTGGCCTAGACTAGTTTCCTCTTATACATGAAAGATTAATAAGTTCAAGTAAATAAGTAACTGTTAATTTCTGAACTGCATTGGGTTTTCTTCAAGGTTACAGAACGGTGTGGTTCAaatgactgttgttgttgttgttgttttctttcatcatcatcattatcgtcttcttgttcttgttcttcttattatcattttcgGTGACCCCACTGACAACAACAGGATGGAATATTTGATGCCTTGACGTGCCCGTAGTTACATTTCTCGCGTGGTATAATCATCAGCGGTTTCTCACATGAATTACCTTTGACTGTTGTGGCTTTCTTTCTTGAGTCTGATAAAGTCATCTATGGAGAGCACAGAGCACACCTCCCACAGACACCACTGGCAGGCAGCgaaaggagtgatggagtgCTTCAAATCTCGCGGTACCTGCTGCTTTATTTCCGCACAGCATAAGGCAAATGGAGTGAGTCAGGACGCAGGTGTCATTGTGTCGTGAAGAATGGTTAGCAAGGGTCTGTCATCACCACTCAAGAGGGTCAGAGAGTTCTAGGAAAAGCAGCCTCTGGAAAACCTTGACGGCTGCGAACTGTTTCAGAATTGAGCCTTCACTGCTGGACAATTGTTTTTTCAGGGTTATTTTTGCGttagtctcttaaatagttctgtagtataaaacaaaataataattcccCTTTCTGTCTCCATGCAAATTATCTTTTTACAGTACTCTCAATGCTAACAGAAAGGTGGCCATGGTAGTGAAGGTATCATTGTGTTCGTTAACAAGTAATGAGTTTGTGTAACTTCTTATCAAATCAGTTTACGTgtctgtcccctctctctctctctctctctctctctctctctctctctctctctctctctgtttactgtaGAGTGTGAATTGTGTGACAATATTACGTACAGCTACACTAAGGGAAGGTGATGGTTGAAGGGTACAGAAAGTCAGTGAGTCAGAATGCACCATCACTTGTTGGTCACTGCATGCAACATGACCTAGGCTATTCAGGTATGCGCTCTCTTTCAAGTTGAGGTGGAGCGGCCTTTTCTGAAGCCACATTACTTTGGCGACAGCAGGTGGTGCTGCTTGAGGTGTTCGGTGAGCTTCTCGCTTATGATCCTCTCCAAGATGTTACTGAGTACGGAGAGGAGCGAGATTGACTGGTAACAAGGCCGGTAGTTACCTGGCTCAGACCTCGACTTCTCTTTATGCACGGGTGTGAGTCGCGCCTCCTTCCTTAGTGACGGCCAGACCCCTCGCTGCAAACAGCAGGGAAACATTTGTGCGAGAGGGCCAGCGAGCTCAACAGCACACTTTTTGAGATGTGGGGTCACGCTGTCAAGACCAGGGGCCTTCCTGGTGTTGACATCCCTCAGGTGTCTTCTGATGGCGTCCTCAGAGATGGCAACGCCCTCCAGTCTCGAGACAGTAAGGCGGGGGAGGGCGGGCAGTTGCCTGTCTGGCTCTGgagttgtcatttttttcagcGAACTGGCGGGCGAGGAGGTCTGCTTTTTTTGACTGGAGACGGCCATATACCCGTCAGGCTTCCTCAGGGCGGGGATACGTTCATGAGAGGAGACACCTTGCCTCTCCTTTACTAATCCCCACCACTGTTTGGCATCAACCTGGTTGGAGGCCAGCTTCCGCCTCATATTCGCCTCGCACCTTGCCTTGGCCCACTTCACTGTCTTTATCATGATCTTGCACGTTCTTCTGTGTGGGGCTTTGTTACACTGTGCCTCCTGCACCGCGTCCAGGCTTTGTACTTTTGCTCAGCAACAGTCTTGCACCTGTACCCGAACCAGGAATGGTCCTTTGCGCTGGTTGAGTACGTCCTGTGTGGCACGTGTTGCTGCTGCAGTGTGCAGAGGACAGTAGTGAGGGCGGTGGTGTCATGGTGCGGGTCCCCGGTGAATATTGTGTCCCAATCTGTCAGGGCCAGGGCCTGCCGCACTGCCACCCAGTCGGCGCGGTGCCACAGCCAGGTGGCTTGCTGGTGATCCTCGTCACGCGCCGGGGCAACGCTGACGGTCGTGAGCACGGCATGATGGTCAGAGCTGCCCACACAGTCGAGAGGGAGGCACTGAACACATTCTTGAGGCAGGTCCGTCACCACTGGGTCCAGGGAGCCTCCACGCTGGTGTGTGGGAAAGTCCACATGATTGTGGAGTCCCTGCACTGctgtgagctctctctctctctctctctctctctctctctctctctctctctctctctctctctctctctctctctctctctctctgaccgacagaagaaaaaaaaagcatataataTTGTAGTTTGGTTTTGTTGCAGTACtatatacaaatacaaataaaaatttatGGTACGATCGTCTTTAGTAATGACTTTGTAGgagtttcaacatttccttGTCACTGTATGAAGGAGGAAATCCGGACAGGGGAACTGCTTGAAGggggaaaagacgaaaagaagttTGTGAACAAGTGCTTTACAGGATCTGTTTCATCGCTATTTGTGGCTAATCATTCACCTAAGTCTTCACCAGCGCACGTATATGTTTATCAACACTCCTTTGGCTGTTCTGAGCATCCGCAGTTCGCAGGACAGCTAGGAACACAACATGCTGAACACGTCAACAAGGAGCGGACAGCTTAGTCACAGTCACCAACAAGGGCACTGCTAATTGGCTAACAACAAAACACCTGGAACAAATGCATACTTTGTACCAATTAAGCTTCCCTGTTCAGTACTCACCGAGCTGCTCAGCGCCTCGTCACTTACACCCACTGCTAGCTTTCTAACTCTTGTGTGGGCTTCAGTGTACGTCACTGTCCAGCGGCACAAATACGCAGACACCTCTCCCAGCCCTTAAAACTGACTGGCAACTACAAGCCACCTACCCGTTCTCTGTCatttatgtattctctctctctctctctctctctctctctctctctctctctctctctctctctctgaccagtgATGACtggtatattttatttatttatttattttttttgctgaatatgaatttttttttcgtaatgaaaatattacataGAAACTGTAAATAAAGACATATTAGTGAGCCACACGAATGGTTTTACGGATTAGGCTATACAACATTTGCTATAAGTTATCAATACATTGTcaacacatatttttttgtattatggtttttgtgtatttattttttaccttttcttttcctagtaTTATTTTGACTTTGCCTTCATATTGTATTGACAAGCCAAGAAAACGTTCAAAATGTTAACATGATCCACCGCTAGtcatatcgtttccttttttcgttcttgttcttatgcCCCGTAAAGctatattcttcttattattttgttaaaaaaaaaggaaaagaaaaaacacaatttcATGATATATAATTGTTAAAAGACGAATGATTATGAATAACATTTGCTATTATCATACACCGAAGGCGGGACGTGGCGGGTGTGCGTAGCAGGCCATTCATCAACTGCTCTCGCCTGCCTCTGTGTCTAAAGAAGCAAAGGTCCGTgtcctgaaacgctttgctctctcaccacgactattttcaaaggctacagagatgattagccagattatgaagagtgtttctcctgttagtgaCGTAGAAATGATGTATGCCATTACAACCACAGAAAAAACTCTTAAGGCCAACACACACGATCAATTTTTTCGTCAATTAATTGATATCAATTTAATGACGTCAATGAATTGATGGAAAAATTGACCGTGTGTGTGGGATATTGATATCAATTTAATTGAAACAATTTCATTGAATCAATTCATTGAGAGATCAAAACTCCTTTGATATTTATTGATGGGtcttcaataaaataaatcgcAATGTGATACTGAGACGCATTTGGAGAAATGGCTTCTCGCATGGTAGTATTTTGTTTGACTATCATTGGCATCACTAAATTTAGAAGTTCGTCGTAAGATTCGGTGTCCATTCTGAGGAAATTCCTGTAATCCTCTGGCTCGTcgtcccttcattccctcagcAATCGTGTATGTCCTAGTTCCCTTCCACAGAGATACCATTTCTTCGCCcacttactcctct from the Scylla paramamosain isolate STU-SP2022 chromosome 5, ASM3559412v1, whole genome shotgun sequence genome contains:
- the LOC135100370 gene encoding uncharacterized protein LOC135100370, whose amino-acid sequence is MIKTVKWAKARCEANMRRKLASNQVDAKQWWGLVKERQGVSSHERIPALRKPDGYMAVSSQKKQTSSPASSLKKMTTPEPDRQLPALPRLTVSRLEGVAISEDAIRRHLRDVNTRKAPGLDSVTPHLKKCAVELAGPLAQMFPCCLQRGVWPSLRKEARLTPVHKEKSRSEPGNYRPCYQSISLLSVLSNILERIISEKLTEHLKQHHLLSPNEGSILKQFAAVKVFQRLLFLELSDPLEW